A segment of the Nostoc sp. TCL26-01 genome:
AATCAATACCTGCACACTCCGAATCGGAATTGGTTGTGCTACCGTGCCAAAATTAATTGCTGGCGGTAAATTGCCAAACGTATTAGCAGGAAAGGTATAACTTTCTGCACCGACCAAATATTGAATTAAGTTGACAATTACTACTGCTACCCCCAAGCTAGAAACCACAGTTAGCAAGGGATCAGAACCTTTACGTCGCAAAGGTTGGAAAGCAATACGTTCCATTGCTACTCCAACTAATCCTGCTAACGCACTACTAATAATCAAAGCGAAAGCAAATGGTAATTTTATCGGTAATGTAGCATTTGCTAACAACCCATTAAAACCAAAAGTACCACCCATAAGTGCATAAGTAAAATATGCCCCCAAGGTAAAAATTGCCCCATGAGCTAGGTTAATAATTCCTAAAATGGAATAAACCAAAGTATAACCCAAGGCAAAAATTGCATAAACGCTGCCAATCGATAACCCATTCAACAATTGTTGGAAAAATACGTTCATTTAATTTTTAGTCAATAGTCAATAGTCATTAGTCAATAGTCATTAGTCATTGGTCATTGGTTAGAAATCCCTCACTCAGCACTCAGTACTCCCTCATTTCAAAAACGCAAACTTCCCTTGGCTACCGTCTTTTTCCATTTTAATTTGAGCAACATAAAACTCTGGTTGTACTACTTCACCTGTGGGGGTAAAACTAATTTCTCCTAATGGTGTATTGTATTTACCAGCAAGTAATTGTTTATTCAATTCAGTACGTAAATCTGGTAACTGGATTTTATTAACTTTGCTTTTACTATCTAAAGTTTTGAGAGCTTCGACATAGACTTGTACGGCGGTAAAAGCTTGAGCGCTAAATTGGGGTGGTTCTTTTTTATATTGATCAATATAGGCTTGACGAAATGCGGTATTAACTTCACCTGGATGTTCTGGACTGTACGCTTGAGCTATTAAGACACCATCACACAAGGCTTTACAAACTGGGAAAATATTCGATGTATTCAGACCATTTCCACCAATAATTGCTCCTTTGTAACCTAATTCTCTTAATTGTCTCACTAAGTTACCCCCGTCTGCTGCCAGACCAGAAATAATTACTAAATCTGGTTGCAAATTAATCGCATTAGTAGCTTGAGATTGAAAGTCTGTATCAGTAGTTTGAAACTTTTGGACTGTGACTAATTCTAAACCTTGGTCTTTAACTGTTTTTTGAAAAATCTCCGTTTCTGATTTACTAAAAGCATCATTTTGAGCAAAGAAAACTGCAACTTTTTTAATATTAGGATTTTGCTTAAGAGCAGCTTTAACTGAGTTAGGAGCAACCACAGATACGGGTGCAGATACACGAGCTACATAATCACCTATCTCTGGGACACCTTTAGCTGTATTTGATGGCCCCACAACTGGTATTTTAGAGCGTTCAGCAATGGGATCTGCGCTAAAAGCTTGTTGAGACAATGTAGGCCCCACAATACCGACTACCTTATCTTTATTAATTAAAGTTTGAAAAGCATTAATTGCTCCGGCTTCATCACCAGCCGTGTCTTGAAATACTAGTTTTATGGTAGTGCCATTAACTCCACCTTTGTCATTAAAATATTTCTCGGCAATTTTCGCTCCAGCAACTTGTTCCTGTCCTAGTAGAGCGACATTACTTGTTTGAGCCACAGCAATACCAATAGGAATTTTACCTGATGTATCTGTTGTCGTAGCAACGTTTGCTGCCGTAGTACTAGTTGTATTGTCTGGTGAATTAGTCGGCGGATTTGTACTTGTATTACCATTTCCACAAGCTGTGACTAGTAAAGCACAGGTAGATAACAGTGTTGTAGTATATGCAAATTTTTTTTTCATAGGTAGTGATGAGAAAGCTAACAAAAATTGCTAAAAAAACACGTAGGATGAGTAATACTAGGAATGTCAATGTGAATGATAAAATTCTGATTTCTAGTAGTTCCTTCCTCTGTGCCTCTGAGGCTTTGTGGTTCAGTAAATTATTTTTTGACTACAAAAACACAGAGAATATAGGTTTACAAGAATTTTATTAAATCATTTTTCTTAACTAAAATACAGTTATTGGGAAAATTTACAAGATTCGTCTCCCGTGAATGCTTGCACTACTATTTATGAGCCTGCTTCACCCATCCCTTCATAGATTGACAACCCTATGTTCCCAGGGTTGCATATAAAATTCACAACTTGCTGAAAATTTACGTAAATTTACGTATTATCTTTTAGCTTTTTTTTGTAGAATTCTTCTGGAAACAACCAAAAAAATACATTAAATCGATAAATAAACCATATTATTAAATAGAGAAAGATTTATTTTGAATTGCCGAAAGCTATATTATCCAGATCATCATGCAAATCTGAATCAGGTACACAGCCACATTATCATGCCACAATTGTATCATTGGCAACCACTGATTTCTCGACTTGTTTCTCGTTATAGCCGCATCCTTAGCATCAGCAAATGATGGCAAGAAAAATTCTCCTGCTGGATTAGTGAGGATGGAGTAAGCAGACTTGCTAACTTAGACACCCTAAATATTCACATTGAGGGCAAAGCCATAGCAGATCCTGATTATAAGCCTCTAACTTCTAGCCTCTTGTACCCCACTAAAGTGAGAAATACGATAATGTAGAGGACGATGTTTGCATTACTCAATCTAGCTAAATCTCATAATACCAAATATCCTCTTCTTTCAAGACTATGCGATGTAGGGATAGCCTATCGATCAAACCTTCCTGTTCAAATTGTCCTAGAATGCGAGTAATTGTCACCCTTGTCGAACCTAGCATTTCCGCTAAGTCTTCGTGAGTTAACCGCATATCTATTAAACGTCCTTTCTCTACTTCTGAGCCAAACCTTTTAGATAACCATGCCAATAATTTAATCAACATTGTATCCACTTTCTTGTAGCTACGAATGACCATTAATTCTTCCGCCTGTTGAATATGCGCCAACAGCGTCTCTGTGGCACAATGCCATTCTTCAATAGGTAATGTTGTTGCTTCCACTTTCGTCAGACATTCCATCTGATATGGTTCTAATTTTGACAAAGACTTGCCTACAATATCTCCAGCACCCCATAGCCCTAAAGCGACTGTTGTGCCATTTTCTAAATAGCTAAAAGTCCTGACAAAACCAGCTTCAATCTTCCATAAACTATTTTGTTGTTCTGGAAGAAACGATCGCCGCGAGAAAATTTGCTTAGTATTCTTACTGGCTGGCTGAGAAATGCTTGAGTATAAAGACACCACCATATATAGTACGATTCCCCGATAAACTAACCGTAGTATATTTATATCAGTTTCTCACAACTTGTGAGTATTGTAGTTAACAATTTGTGGCTAGGATGAGTCTAAGCTTGGGTTTGAATCTCACTTCATCCCCATAGTGACGATATGTGTCAGCCTGGACTCGGTATCAGGGAAACTATGAAACCAGTGATAACTGGTAATCTTTGGCTAGATGTGTCTGTACCATTTGAGCTAGAGTAGAGAGCGATCGCAAATCATTAGACCTTTTCAAGCGATAGATAGGGATAGACTGAGCTACGCTAGTGCATTGGAGGAATTGGCTTCTACTGTGTGTCTGATACCATCGAGTTCTCTTTTCTCTAACCTCTAGCCCCTAACCTTTTATCTCTAGTTTCTAGCTTCTAGCCTCTGACTAATGGAAATCTCAAAATAATTGGTGACAATTTATACTATTTTAATTTTCTCTAGTCGTTATACTGATTTTTAGGTTCTACCTGGGAAATGTGAAGTGGCTTTGCCACTTCTTTTTATGAGTACTATAGCTTGGCACAAAAATAAAAAGCAATTTTATCAAACAGAATTCAGAAATCAGGAGTCAGAATTCAGCATGAATTGGAGTCCAACTGGGTAGCAAATATTGCTTTAAAATCGTACTACGTTCCGCTATGCGCTTTCGTCTCTGGTGGGCGAAAAAAGACATCGACCGAATTTAATTCTACGTTGCCCGAAATCCTTGTAGAGACGTTGCACTGCAACGTCTCTACATTCATTTTCGGAGATTTCTAAAAATTAAAATATTCTTCCTAATTAAAACCCTATTCCTGTCTTACAAAGGTCAGATGCCTGCGGCAAGCCGCAAAGCGTCTACGGCGGTTCGCCATAAGGCGTTCCCGCAGAGTAGCCGCCGCTCCGACTTTGCGCTTTATGGCTAGAGTATTCTGTATTCTGACTCCTTTTTATATTTTTCTGCTCAAATTAATTTGATACTTTCATCCCTGTCATACCAGTTTTACTTTTTGTTTTCTCAATCAAAATTTTTCTACCCAGGGGCGCAATTCAACTTCCCATGTCCAAGCACTACGGGGTTGGTAGAGAATGTTGAGATAAGTTTGCGCAATAGCATCTGGATCAAGTAAACTATCTGGTTGAGCTTCTGACTCAATACGGCTAGCAGAACGAATTGCACCATCAATCACAAAATGTGCCACATGGATATTTTGCGGAGCAAGTTCACGGGCTATACTCTGAGCTAAACCCCGCAATGCAAATTTACCCATTGCAAACGGAGCAGAATGGGGATAACCTTTAACACTAGCGGAAGCACCTGTAAAGAAAATCGCTCCTCCACCTATAGCCAACTGACGTTTTGCTGCTGCTTGTGCTACCAAAAAACCACCATAGGCAGTGATTTCTAAAGTTTTAGCAACATCAGCAGGATCAAGTTCAACTAGCGCACCTCGAACTCGCCAACTGGGATTATATACAACTACCGTTGGCACTCCTAGTTGTTGTTCGACATTTTGAAACAGTTGTTCCACTTCATCTGGTTGAGAAGCATCAGCCGCAAAATTGACTGCTCCAATCTCATCAGATAATACACTCAGCTTATCAATTTGACGTGCTGCTAAAGCAACAGAGAAACCTTCTTTTGCAAATAATCGCGCTAAAGATGCGCTAAGTCCGCTACCAGCCCCCACAATTAATGCAATGTTTGTCATATGTTTTACTTCTCTTCATTTTGGGAATCTTTTTAGGTTACACCATTTCCACAAAATACAAAGCATCAAATTGCTCTATAAGACCATATTTCAAACTTAGCTTCAGAGGAAATCATAGTTTTACCAGAGCCATAATAATCGAGACAAAACTCAGCAAATTCATTCATTACTTGCTCAAAAACTTCATCTGATACTTGCCAACATAAACCGTAGGCTCTTGCTTGGAAAAAACTCAGTAACTCCTCAACTGTATTACTAACCATCCATGCTTTAGCTACTAAGTAATTCGCTGCATAACCCTGGCTTTGCAAATATTCTTCTACATCTATCTCTGGAGTTTTTTTGTCAATCTGGGGTGGTTTTTGGTTAATGCTTACATACTTAGATAATACTTGACGGAAATATCCTTCAAATTCTTTTCGGGCTGGTGGGGTAATCCATTGACAATTGAGATAAAAACCTCCAGGCTTTAGCACACGATTAATATCATCTAAAAAATTTCGCCAATTGACAACAGTATGTAGCATATGAACAGTTAATACAACATCAAAACTGTTGTCTGCAAAAGGTAATTGTGAAGCATCAGCATTGATAAGTTGCAAGTTAGGAGGAACGACATCAAATTTGCGCCGAAACTGATCAAGCATTTCGGAAGAGATATCAATTCCTGTCACAAAATAACCGCGTCTGACAAGCGGCATCATATTTAGACCTGTGCCAATACCAGGTTCTAAAAAAGATGTTTTAGATGTAGCACTAGTCAAATTAATAATAAAATCAGCTACTTCTTCTGCAATTGACTCAGTTAACCAGCGTGTTTGGTCATATATTTGTGCAATGTTGTCGTAGTAGTTAGACTTTCTCATATATGGCACAAAACAAAAGTGATTACCGCCAAGGCTATCTTGGCAAGAGGAAAAACTGAGGATGTGAAAAAATATTTAACGGTCGCGCTCACCGGACGCTAGTAACTTCTTGGACTCAACGAAAAGACTCAAAATGGTCGGGTGTATGCGGATTGTTAGGCTTCTGTTTGAGAATAAGATAGGATTCTTCATGCTTTTTATGGACTTGGCGCTCTGTTAGGTTCTACGATCAAGACAACACCTTTCATCCCCCCTGATTCTAGACTACTGAATTTCTAAGCCATTTTTCTTGATGGAAATGCGATCTACACTCGTTTGCAGTAATGTTTCCAGATAGCCTTTACTCGCAGTCTTAAGCCGAATCGCAATTTGAGGATTGGGCGTTTGTTTGAGCGCTAGATTTAATCCACCTACATACATTCCCAGAATCGCCATTTGTTCATATAGTTCCCGCTTTTGCACTGCTGTAGCTGTTTGAAACTGAGGACTGGTTGAGATTGCAGTCCGCATCTGTTTTACAACGACTTCCACCTGAGAAGAGTTGAGCTGTGTTCCTTGATAGGTTTCATAATTCAGAATCACAAATGCCGCCATCGCTCCTGCTAAATCATTCGCTGGGATATTAAACTGCTCTTCTAATTTGGGGTATCTAGCCAATAGTTGACTAAATACCTTTTCAACAGTCTGACGCTGCGCTTCAGGAGCAGATTGAGCTAACTTCTTCGGCATCGTTGCGCCATTCGGTTGGGGTACTGTAATGGTGGAAGTTTGAGTCGCAGGCACTTTAGATGGAGAAACAGTCGTTGTTTCCCTACGAACTAGGCGGTTGCCTCGACGCGACTTAAGTGGGTCTACTAAACGATTCAAAAACTTCTGATGAAATAAGTTGGAGTAAAAATCACCGTTTCTGAGCAAAGCGCTATCAGAGAATGAATCAACTCCTTGCGCCAAAGTTGCTACAGGTATCGTAGAGATCGCTATCGCGATCCACATACTCCTCCAATGCTTTAACATCTATTCCTCCTCTAATCAACAGTTAATTGACAATAATATAGAGCAAGTTGCTAGAAATCAAAACTGCCATGTATCTGCATGAATCATAACTATATTATTATACGGAAAGTCTCCGTATAATCTTTTGTCAATCCTAATATATCGAGCATTACAACAAACTCCTGTCTGAACATAGGGAAAACTGCTTTTTACATCCCTATCTGGGTATTGTATAGAATTTTTCCATATAACCACCCTTCACGGGAGGATTATAGGGAATTTTTCCGTATATCCCTTGGTATTATCAAGAGTTTTTCCGTATAACATCCTTATTTAGAGCATTAAATGGAATTTTTCTGAATAACACATCCTATGGAGCAACGCCCTAAGAAACTGCTTGAACAGGTGTAATATGTTATCAGGCTTAAGCACTATTCTTATCAAACAGAGAAAATCTATATCTACTGGATTAGACGCTATATCCTTTTTCATAATAAGCGCCATCCTAAAGATATGGGAAGTAATGGAAATTGAAGAATTTTTAACACATCTTGCTGTCAATGAAAATGTGACTGCATCAACCCAAAACCCAACACTTCATGCTGTTAATTAAGTTCCTTTATGGCACAAGATTACACTGTTAGATATTAATAATACTATTTATAAACATGAACTAGCCGTCAATGAGATTGCTGATTAATTTACCCATTTCCTAACTTTCTGGTTGGTGATTCTGTTTGCAGAAGAACAAGTCTCATCTCAGCCAGAACGCTGCACTCGATTTATTGCTGGTGCGTTCGGCGCTTCGCGATCGCCCAACTGACAGATAATTATACTTGTCGCCAAAAGCTACTTCATGTAGAGAAAGTTACTCCTATGCGCCAGTGGTCTGCACGTCAAGCTTCCAGATTAAAGAAAAGTAATTACCGTCAAAGCTATATTGGCGAGAGAAGAAACTAAAGATATGAAAAAATATTTAACGACCCCAATCACCGGACACAGATACCCTCTGCAACGCACCGATCGCTTGACATTGTTCCGGTGCATTGGGATTGTTAGGCGGCGATCAACGACTACTTCAAGTTTCAGCCTTACGACCCAGTATATACAAAGTAGTGAGATCATCCCAGATTCCCTCCTCAGTTTGGAGAGATTCTAGTTCTGCATCAAATTCCGCTTTAGCTTGCGCCAACTGTGCTGATGAAAGTTGCGATAACCCATTGCCTAATATTTTGAGAGAGGTAGATGAAGGACGCACAACAACCCCCTCCCAAGTTGCTTTTACTTTCTCTAGGTTCGTATAGCTGCCGTGCTGCTCTATTCTGATTTCAACTGCCTCAAAACCAGCATTGATAAATAAATCTTGGCACTGCTCAACGGAACCAATCCGATTGCTAGCTTCTAGCGAAACGCCATATTTTGCAAACACTTTTCGTAAAATAACAGCCCCAACATAGGCTGTATCAGCAGGAGTATGAACACCGATTCGACCACCAGGCTTGAGAAATTGATACCACAGCCGTAAAGTCGCTTCTTTATCTTCCATCCAGGGAAATGTGTTTGCACACAAAATATGGTCAAAATGATTGGCTGGATAATCGAGAGCCTCAGCATCTGCAAGTTGGAACTCCACGTTACCGAGTCCTAATACGTTAACTTTGCTCTGTGCTTGCTCTAGCATCCCAGCAGAAATATCGATTCCAATCACCTGCCCCCGATCACCAACGATTTGAGCCGCCGCGATCGCAAGATGACCTGTTCCTGTTCCAATATCTAAAACTGTTTGCCCAGCAGTAACCTGTGAATATTCAAGTAGGCGACGACAAATTTGAACGTGCCAGTCGCTATTGTCATAGGTTTGACTTCTGCGATCGTAGGAATCCGCAACCCCTTGCTTGTAATCGTTTAATTCAAGTTGGTTCACCATCAGAACTTACTTAGGTTTGCTATATTGCATCTATGGTCAAAATACTCCTCGTCACTGTCGGTGGTTCTTTCCAACCCATCATCACCGCCATCAAAAGTTTACAGCCCGATCGTATCATTTTTATCGCCTCTGATGGTGAAAAAGGTAGCAAGTCGCAAGTTATCGGTGAGGGAACCCCTTGTGAAGTGCGTCGGGGTGCAGAAGTGCTGGAAAGATTACCCAATATTCCCACACAATTGGGACTGGGTGATCGCTTTCAAGGCCAGAGACAATTTAGTCAAGGTAGAGCGCGGAGAGATTACACAAAGAGTAGATACAAGTTTTCGCTCTTGATAGTTAGTAGAGACGTAAAGTTGCTACGTCTCTATATAGTGGAGTTAAAGACTGGGTGTTTTACCTGTTTGTGCTTGTGTGGCAATTGGTTTAACGTCACTATAACCCATTTGTCCGGCAAGCGATCGCAATACAGAAATTTGCCCTTCAAAAGCTAATCCTTCAATTTGTGCCAGTAGATTATTAATATTCTCTGTTGCTTTATAAGTATCAGGCATTCCTACCACTGTCTTGCCCATTGCTACAGCCCAAGCATACCAAACTAACAACTGATTATTTTCTTTCAACGCTCCATAAGCACGAGAATATTCTGTGTCTTGACGATTCACAATTTCCCGCATAATCCCTAATTGTTGTTCATCTGATAGTTGAAAAAAGTCTCCTAATAAAAGAGGTGCTAATTCTGGATCTGCGGCTGTGGGTGCGGCTGGAGTAATAGAATCACCCATTTTTTCATAAGTGAAATATAGCCAAGCTAATTTAGCATCTGTGTCTAATTTATTGAAAGCTTCGACTAACTTTTGCGTTTCATGACTCAGCGCTTGGGGAACATTTTTATCGTAACTAGCAGTCATTATTTTATCTCCAAGTATATTTTTTTAGGGTTTAATAATAATTATCAACACTTTATTATTCTTATCTACTTTCAGAAGAGATAGCTTTGTTTATTAAATTTAGGTATTTTTATCTATCTTTCAATAGAGGTGATAATCTTTCTCTGGTAGGCTCAATCACGGCTCATCACCCTGTTATTATCTAACAGAATTCAGGAGTCAGGAGTCAGAATTCAGCATGAATTGGAGTCTGATTGGCGGGTTTGAATCCCTCATGAGAATGATTCTGAATCGTGAATTTTGGCTTCTGAATTCTCTTGCAACATCGCAGTCATTGAAAAATAATTTAGGGTGATAGTTATGTCTGAACAAGTGAAACCTAATCCTATTGAAGCTCCTACCCATGATGCACAATTAGCTGCTGAGAACATGGTAAGCGGTGAAGAGAAAGCACCAAAGGTTGATTTTGAAGCCGATTATGCAGCTGCACAACAATTTAGTGTCAGTGAAATCGACCGTACTGGTGAAGGTGTAGCTGCGGCTGAAGCGGCTACTGCATCTCAACGACCAATCTCTCAACCTGAAGACACAAAAATAGAAGCTCAATCAACAGGAAATCCAGATGATTATGTAGAATTAGCAAAAGAAGTTGCAGCTTCTAAAACAGAGGCGGTAACTAATGTTAGTGATGATTTAGTTAAACAAGCTTTAGAAAAAGGGCAACCGAAAAGATAGTCATTGGTCATTGGTCATTAGTCATTGGTCAATTTTTTTTACTATTGACTATTGACTATTGACAATTTAGCAACTTTGGATTACTTGTAATAATTCACTTGGTTGATGGATTAAAAAGTCTGGATTTTGTTTGGCTAAAATTTCGGGCGCATTAAATCCCCAAGTGACAGCGATTACTTTTATGTTGGCTTTTTTTGAGGCTTCAATGTCTCTGGTTTCATCGCCAACATAAATCACTGTTTGGGGTTTGAATTGCTTTTGTCTGAGGACATTGTTAATTATGGTTGTTTTCCCAAAAATGGTTACGCCTGAGTAGATGAAGTCAAATAAACTATCTAACTCGTTAATTTGCAAAAAATCTGTCACATTATCTCTAGAGTTAGATGTGATAATTCCTAGTTTATAGCCATGATGTTGTAATTCTATCAACGCTTCTTTAATTCCAGGAATGGGTTTCAATTCCTGGATTTTATTTTTTAATTCTGATTTAACTTTTTTCACCAAAAAAGGTATTTTGAACAGCGAAACTCCTGAGTATTTGATGATTTCTCTAGAAGATAAATTTTTCAGAAGAGTTAGTTGTTCTGGGGTGATTTGCACGTAACCAAACTCTATGGCTAGGCGATTGGCAATACTTACAAGAGCATCTACCGTATCCGCAATCGTACCATCGAAATCAAAAATAATTACTTTCTGGGTCATTACTTCGCTTAGATGCGTCTAGATTAGCACGGGCATTTCGTCTCAACATTTCTGGCTTAATCCGCCGCAATGCAGATGCTGGAAATCTTTTATCCCACTCCTCATCCGAGATTTGCGCTAATTCTATCAGCTGAGGCGCAATATTTTCAGGATAGGGTTGAAAATCTCCCACATCTGTAGTCTGAGCAAAACGCTGATTCCAAGGACAAACATCTTGGCAAATATCGCAACCAGCTACCCAGCCTTGTAAATGAGATGCGATCGCTTCTGGTAGTTGCTTGGCTCGGTTCTCAATTGTATGATAGGCGATGCAGCGATTAGCATCGACGACAAATGGCTGGGTAATGGCTCCTGTGGGACAAGCTTCTAAACAACGAGTACAATTACCGCAGTGTTGTGTATGGGGGCGATCGCTTTCTAGTTGCAGATTTGTGACTACCTCTCCTAAGAATACCCAAGAGCCGTACTCTCTCGTAATCACGTTACCATTTTTTGCTATCCAACCAATGCCGGCTCGTTGCGCCCATACTTTATCTTGTACTGGCCCTGTATCTGCGTAGTAACGAGCTTGAATACTTTCATCTAATGATTGCAACCAAGTTGTTAAAGCTTTGAGCTTTTTATGTAACACTTTATGATAATCTCTGCCCCAGCCATAACGAGAGATTTTGGCGTATTCTTCCCCATCTGGACGTTGGTGAGGGGTGTAGTAGTTGAGTGCTACACAAATTAGCGATCGCACTTCTGGCATAACTAAACTAATATCTTGGCGCTTAGGGTTTGCCATCCATGCCATATCAGCCTGATAACCCAACTTGAGCCAAGTCGCTAATCTCTCTGTTTCTGCGTGATTTTCCTGATTGACAGCAGCAATCCCAACTTTGTGAAAACCTAACTCTTGAGCTTTCTCTTTTATCACACTGCTGTCAACTACGTCACAGTGGTTCATTTGTATCAGCAAATTTTGCCAAAATAGCGGCAGTCCCATTATACATAAGGTTATCTAATAGAATTCAGGAGTCAGGAGTCAGAATTCAGCATGAATTCTGTACGACACTTCAACAACAATACTGATATTTAATATTCTTACTTATGGTATTTGTAAAGTTAATTTGCATTTTTTGAATAAATAATACAATATGAGATTAAGAGGTTAATTCCCTCTGGCAATTCAAAATTTAAAATTACTCTCCTGCACTATCTACCAATATCTTTACCACCTCAATGTCTCAATTTTTTTAGTTCTCAAGTGCATACCTGGGAACTAATTCTTACTTAAGGAT
Coding sequences within it:
- a CDS encoding SDR family NAD(P)-dependent oxidoreductase, with the protein product MTNIALIVGAGSGLSASLARLFAKEGFSVALAARQIDKLSVLSDEIGAVNFAADASQPDEVEQLFQNVEQQLGVPTVVVYNPSWRVRGALVELDPADVAKTLEITAYGGFLVAQAAAKRQLAIGGGAIFFTGASASVKGYPHSAPFAMGKFALRGLAQSIARELAPQNIHVAHFVIDGAIRSASRIESEAQPDSLLDPDAIAQTYLNILYQPRSAWTWEVELRPWVEKF
- a CDS encoding DUF6683 family protein, producing MWIAIAISTIPVATLAQGVDSFSDSALLRNGDFYSNLFHQKFLNRLVDPLKSRRGNRLVRRETTTVSPSKVPATQTSTITVPQPNGATMPKKLAQSAPEAQRQTVEKVFSQLLARYPKLEEQFNIPANDLAGAMAAFVILNYETYQGTQLNSSQVEVVVKQMRTAISTSPQFQTATAVQKRELYEQMAILGMYVGGLNLALKQTPNPQIAIRLKTASKGYLETLLQTSVDRISIKKNGLEIQ
- a CDS encoding ABC transporter substrate-binding protein, which encodes MKKKFAYTTTLLSTCALLVTACGNGNTSTNPPTNSPDNTTSTTAANVATTTDTSGKIPIGIAVAQTSNVALLGQEQVAGAKIAEKYFNDKGGVNGTTIKLVFQDTAGDEAGAINAFQTLINKDKVVGIVGPTLSQQAFSADPIAERSKIPVVGPSNTAKGVPEIGDYVARVSAPVSVVAPNSVKAALKQNPNIKKVAVFFAQNDAFSKSETEIFQKTVKDQGLELVTVQKFQTTDTDFQSQATNAINLQPDLVIISGLAADGGNLVRQLRELGYKGAIIGGNGLNTSNIFPVCKALCDGVLIAQAYSPEHPGEVNTAFRQAYIDQYKKEPPQFSAQAFTAVQVYVEALKTLDSKSKVNKIQLPDLRTELNKQLLAGKYNTPLGEISFTPTGEVVQPEFYVAQIKMEKDGSQGKFAFLK
- the queG gene encoding tRNA epoxyqueuosine(34) reductase QueG, translating into MNHCDVVDSSVIKEKAQELGFHKVGIAAVNQENHAETERLATWLKLGYQADMAWMANPKRQDISLVMPEVRSLICVALNYYTPHQRPDGEEYAKISRYGWGRDYHKVLHKKLKALTTWLQSLDESIQARYYADTGPVQDKVWAQRAGIGWIAKNGNVITREYGSWVFLGEVVTNLQLESDRPHTQHCGNCTRCLEACPTGAITQPFVVDANRCIAYHTIENRAKQLPEAIASHLQGWVAGCDICQDVCPWNQRFAQTTDVGDFQPYPENIAPQLIELAQISDEEWDKRFPASALRRIKPEMLRRNARANLDASKRSNDPESNYF
- a CDS encoding Crp/Fnr family transcriptional regulator encodes the protein MVVSLYSSISQPASKNTKQIFSRRSFLPEQQNSLWKIEAGFVRTFSYLENGTTVALGLWGAGDIVGKSLSKLEPYQMECLTKVEATTLPIEEWHCATETLLAHIQQAEELMVIRSYKKVDTMLIKLLAWLSKRFGSEVEKGRLIDMRLTHEDLAEMLGSTRVTITRILGQFEQEGLIDRLSLHRIVLKEEDIWYYEI
- a CDS encoding HAD-IA family hydrolase, whose amino-acid sequence is MTQKVIIFDFDGTIADTVDALVSIANRLAIEFGYVQITPEQLTLLKNLSSREIIKYSGVSLFKIPFLVKKVKSELKNKIQELKPIPGIKEALIELQHHGYKLGIITSNSRDNVTDFLQINELDSLFDFIYSGVTIFGKTTIINNVLRQKQFKPQTVIYVGDETRDIEASKKANIKVIAVTWGFNAPEILAKQNPDFLIHQPSELLQVIQSC
- a CDS encoding orange carotenoid protein N-terminal domain-containing protein codes for the protein MTASYDKNVPQALSHETQKLVEAFNKLDTDAKLAWLYFTYEKMGDSITPAAPTAADPELAPLLLGDFFQLSDEQQLGIMREIVNRQDTEYSRAYGALKENNQLLVWYAWAVAMGKTVVGMPDTYKATENINNLLAQIEGLAFEGQISVLRSLAGQMGYSDVKPIATQAQTGKTPSL
- a CDS encoding class I SAM-dependent methyltransferase translates to MVNQLELNDYKQGVADSYDRRSQTYDNSDWHVQICRRLLEYSQVTAGQTVLDIGTGTGHLAIAAAQIVGDRGQVIGIDISAGMLEQAQSKVNVLGLGNVEFQLADAEALDYPANHFDHILCANTFPWMEDKEATLRLWYQFLKPGGRIGVHTPADTAYVGAVILRKVFAKYGVSLEASNRIGSVEQCQDLFINAGFEAVEIRIEQHGSYTNLEKVKATWEGVVVRPSSTSLKILGNGLSQLSSAQLAQAKAEFDAELESLQTEEGIWDDLTTLYILGRKAET
- a CDS encoding branched-chain amino acid ABC transporter permease; the encoded protein is MNVFFQQLLNGLSIGSVYAIFALGYTLVYSILGIINLAHGAIFTLGAYFTYALMGGTFGFNGLLANATLPIKLPFAFALIISSALAGLVGVAMERIAFQPLRRKGSDPLLTVVSSLGVAVVIVNLIQYLVGAESYTFPANTFGNLPPAINFGTVAQPIPIRSVQVLIFVVSVVIVAILTYFINRTKYGKAMQAIAEDPTTASLLGINSDRFIVLTFFISSFLAGLAGTLVASSVSIAGPYFGIGFGLRGLAVIVLGGLGSIPGAVLGGLLIGVVEALVPSEYSGYKDAVAFGILFVMLLVRPQGLLGRRFIQKV
- a CDS encoding class I SAM-dependent methyltransferase gives rise to the protein MRKSNYYDNIAQIYDQTRWLTESIAEEVADFIINLTSATSKTSFLEPGIGTGLNMMPLVRRGYFVTGIDISSEMLDQFRRKFDVVPPNLQLINADASQLPFADNSFDVVLTVHMLHTVVNWRNFLDDINRVLKPGGFYLNCQWITPPARKEFEGYFRQVLSKYVSINQKPPQIDKKTPEIDVEEYLQSQGYAANYLVAKAWMVSNTVEELLSFFQARAYGLCWQVSDEVFEQVMNEFAEFCLDYYGSGKTMISSEAKFEIWSYRAI